A stretch of DNA from Paenibacillus albus:
TGTCCACCTCGACGACGCGGAACCACTGCGCATACGCAGGCAGTTTATTGCGTGCAGCACCGGCTCCGCGGTACAGCTCGGAATGGTCGCCCCAGCCGCATAACCCGATCTCGATCACGATTCGTCACCTCATATTTTGCAGCAGGACGGGCCTTGCCGCCCTTGCTTGATTGTGTAAACTGCATTAGCATGGAGATTAGCATAAGTTTACAGTGTCCATATTCGGCAAAGCAACAACTGATCTTACATCATCAGACAAACTAAGGGCGAAAGGTTGTCGTTTCCATATGCATATTGATCTATACTCCGATGTGGTCTGTCCGTGGTGCCGCATCGGCAAGCAAAATCTCTTCCGCGCCATCGAGCTGTGGAAGGAGAAGACCGACGAGCCCGTCACCGTGACGTACCACGCTTACCAGCTGGACCCGAACCTGCCGGAGGAAGGCCGTGCATTCGATGATGTGATGACGCGGAAGATGGGCGGCCCCGAGTCCATGAAGCGGGCGATGGAGCAAGTGACCCGGGCTGGCGCAGCCGTCGGCGTCACATTCCGCTTCGATTTGGTAAGCCGGATGCCGAACACGAGGCTGGCGCACCGTTTTGTCGCCTTGCTGCCGGAGGAGCGCCATGCCGAAGCGGTCGAAGAGCTGTTCCGAGCATACTTCGAGGAAGGCGTCGATGTTGCGCAATTGAGTGCTATTATGAGCATTGCCGAGCGGATCGGAGTCAATACTCCGGATCTGGAGAAGCGGCTCGCGAGCGGCGAAGGCGGGGACTCGGTTGATGCTGACCTGCAGAAAGCACAGCAGCTCGGGATTACAGGCGTTCCTTTCGTTATTTTCAACAATCGTTATGCGTTGTCGGGTGCTTATCCAGCCGAGGAGATGCTCGGGCTGATGAGCGGCGTGAATACAGGGGTATAATGAAGAAAAAGCTGAGGCGGATAATTCCGCACTCAGCTTTTCTTATTTACTATGAGCGATTCGTTAATGCCCGCCGCCGACAATTCGAAGTCCGATCACACCGATTATAATCATACCGATAAAGAGCAGTTTGCGTTTGTCCTTCGATTCGCCGAATACGGTCATTCCGAGCAATACACTTCCGACCGAGCCAATCCCCGTCCATACGGCATAGGCCGTACTCATCGGAATGCCTTGCAGTGACCTTGATAAGAAATAGAAGCTGACGAAGCCCGCTCCCAGCGCGAGCAGCGTTCCTTTCCAATTCTTGAAGCCGTTCGACAGCTTAATGCCCGTCACACCGCCGACTTCCCCAAGTCCCGATACGAGAAGATACAACCATTCCATTTTAGCTGACCCCTCCTTTCGAACCGCTTGCTTCAGCATCAGCCTGAGCATCGGCAGGATCGGCAGCGATCATTTTGAGTCCGATGATGCCGCTCATGAGCAGCGCGATAAACACCAGCTTGAGCACATCGACAGGCTCATCGAGGAATAGAATTCCCGTAATAACCGTGCCGACCGTCCCGATTCCCGTGAACACCGCGTAAGCAGTGCCGATCTCAATCTTGCGCATCGCCGTCGAGAAGAACATAAAGCTTATAATTAGCAGCGAGACCGTAATGACGCTCGGAACGAGCCGCGTAAATCCATGTGATGCTTGTAGCCCGTAAGCCCAGCAAATTTCAAGTAAGCCTGCAATGAGCAGAAAAAGCCATGCCATGATGATAATTCCCCTTTCGTGTTAAGCCCTCGGCTGTCGCGCAGTCCTCTCCACCGCTTCCCGCAGACAATCCCAGATGAGCGCCTGCCGCTTCCTGTACAGCACCGAATCGTACAATTTATATTCAACGAGCAAGCCGTCAATTAAGGCATAGAATAACGCCAACAACCGCTCTGTCCGCTCTGAATCTGGCTCGAGGTCACTTACCGATGAACAGCGGTTCAGCAGCTCCGTAAGTTGTTCGGAAACTTGATTCTCGTATGCGATAAAATCCTGCCCAAGCCGCTCTTCCAAATGCCTAGGCGGGACAAGCAGCGTTCGTTTCAAGAACGACTGTCCTTGCGAAATGTGATCCAAGTCTGTGTAAAAGATAAAAGCCGCGTTCAGCCGCTCCATCGGCGGATGATCCGCAGTGTCCGCCAGCATCTGCATGAACTTCGCATGCTCCTCGCGAATCGCATCGTCAATCAGCTCAAGAAGCAGCTGCTCCTTGGATTCAAAATGGGCATAGATCGACGGCGTTTTAATGCCAACCGACTTCGCAATTTCCGAGAGAGACACGCCTTCGTAGCCTGACTCCGCGAATAGCGTGAGCGCCGCTTGCTTGATTCGGATCGCCGTCATTTTGGATCACAATCCCCTTTTGAATGAGTATTCTGAACGTGTAAATTTTTTGCCTAACGAACGTTAGTTAGTTGATCTCAAGTGATTATAACGACTTTACGCAGCGGTGTCAACAGTAAAAAAGTGTAACCTTTCCATTGGAGCAGACGTCTGAGCTTTATATAAAGGAGGCTTTCCCTTGAAGAAAATAATTACCCTCGCAGCCGCGCTAAGTTTACTGGCAGCGAGCCAGGTCGCCAATGCGGCAACAACGCGCCATATTATCGTGAACGATCAGATGGTAGCGTCCTCGTCCGATATTACGTCGATTGTGGAAAACGGCAGAACGCTCGTCCCGCTCCGTATGGTCGCAGACGCCGTTGGCGCTTCTGTGTCATGGGATGCCAAGGCGCGGACGGCCTCGGTGCGCAAATGGGCGGATTCGATCGTATTCAAGGCAGGCACGAAGACGGCTGCGGCGGTATATGGAAGCGTGAGTCCGAACCCTCAGAAGGTGGATCTCGATACAGAAGTGATTGTGAGGCGGGATCGCGTCTACGTGCCGCTTCGTATGATCGCTCATACCCTCGGATATTCCGCCAACATGCGAGATAACGGCAGTATTTTGCTTCAATCGCCAATAAGCCGGGCTGACCGGGAAGTGCTTGCAACAGGCACGCTCAGCGATGCACGGATGTTTGTGAAGACCAAAGCTGTTCAGAACGCTCGTAATGCCGAGCTGCCAACTCTGTATCCACCTCAAGGAAGGGAAGGCTTCGCGGCTACATACCTCTTCCCTGCCGGTGAAGCGAACCGCTTCTTCTTGGTGGCAGGCGACACGGCTGCTTTCTATGAATTGAAGGGCGGCTTCTTCGTCGTTACTTGGCGAGCGCTTATTCCAGTCGGGAACAAGGACGAGCTCGGGCTGTTCATGGAAGGTAAATATACGATGGCGCAGGGTACGTATCCAGCGGATTTGAAAGGAAAAGAATTCTTCTACTTCACCAACAGCTCCATCGTCACCAGTGAACGGCGAGAAGCGGGACGGATTGCCGCGGACGGCACCACCACCCGTCTTGGCATCAAGTGGACCATCGGCGAGGAAGTGAAGGAGCAATCCGGTTCTCTTGCTTTGGTCGCGCCGAATGAGACGAGAAAAGAAGTGAGACTGCCTTAATTCCACCTATTCCCTTTTCGCTGGTCGTTATGTTATTATGTAATTACGTAATTACATAATAAATAATTGATGAGGTGATGGAATTGGAAAAGGATCGGGATTTTGGCGCGGAGCTAGACTTTGTGAAAGAGCAGCTGCTTCAGCTGCAAGCTCTGGTGAAGCAGCCGATGGACGGAAGAGCGGCAGCGGCTGTGGCGGTAACGGATGCGGCAATGCGACCCAAAGCATCCGTAGAGGCAGCAGCGGATGAGGCTGGCAGCGGCAGCGGAAAGCTTCATTTTGCAGGCTCGTTCCGCCAGGACGGCAGCTTGCTGAAATGGGAAGCGCAGGAACGGAACGTGCAGCAGCTGATGCAGACCGATAGCGAGAAGTCGGCCAAAATATTAGCGGCGCTCGGACATAAGCAGCGACTTGATATTTTGCGAACGATTATTGAAGCGCCGCAGACGGGCTCTTCGCTGGTCGATCAGCTCGGCATGGGCACGACCGGCCAGCTGTACCACCATATCAAGGCGCTCGCAGGTGCGGATCTTCTCCAGCAGGAAGAACGCGGCGGCGCATACCGCGTGCCGGAATACCGGCTGCTTCCGATGCTGCTGCTGCTTGCGGCTGTCAGAGACCTCGGCGACGTTAGCGATTATTTGGATATGAGCGATGTGAGGAAGCGCGCCGGTGACTACTTGGGCCACGGCAGCGGCGAGGCCGCATCGAATCCGCACCTCCTGCTGTGGGCGGTGCTTGAGAACTGCGTGCTTGAGCATGAAGCGGGCTCTTGCACGGAAGTTCATCTATTCCTGCACGACAGCCGCACGATTACGGCTGCCGACAATGGACGCGGCATTCCTGAGCGCCTGCTCGCAGATACCGGGAAGACGTGGCTGCACACCGTCATGACCGACTTAAAACAGCTCGCCACGAAAGGTGCCACGGTAACCGCGCCAGGCAGCGCCGAGGGTATCAACATCGCTGTCGTCAATGCGATGTGCACGTCGCTGCAGGTGGAAGTGCGCCGCGAAGGCAGGATCGTGCGCCAAAGCTACAAACACGGCATACCTCAGCACCCGCTGCTGACGATCGGCGTCACACAGGAGACGGGCACAAGCGTTACAATTGAGCCCGATGCAGAGCTGTTCGAGGGCGGCTTCGACCGCGCCGTCATTGAGCAGCGTATTGAAGAGCTGCAAGCCGCGTATCCGCAGCTTGCGATTCGGTTGAATTAATCTTCAGCAGCTTGCCGGAGCTGAGAGTGCTTAAACCGTACTCTCAGTTCGAGAATGGGCCATGTGTAGCTCTAAGAGTGCAATTTCAGCACGCTCAGACTTGGATTCGGCCAAATTCGGCCGCTTAGCAAGGCTGAGAGTGCATAAAACGCACGCTCAGCTTGTGAATCAGCCGTACGTAGCTCCGAGAGTGCAATTTCAGCATGCTCAGACTTGGATTCGGCCAATTTCCACAGCTAGACTCAGCGGCGCAGCTGTCCGAACCGCACGCAAACAACCCCGCGTCCAACCAACGCGGGGTCTCTCTGCTTTAGCTTACGGAATCGTCAGCTCTTCGGCAAAATGCCCCGACCGATTCACCTTCGTCTCCAAATATTTGCGGTTGAACTCCGAAATGTCGCCCCATAACGGGACGCGGTCGTCGACGTTCATGCCGGATGCCTTGAGCGCCGCGAGCTTCTTCGGATTGTTCGTGATGAGCGTCACCGGCTTGCTTCGCAGATGCGCAAGCACGAGCAGCGTGTCCTCGTAGCTGCGCGTATCATCCTGGAAGCCGAGCTCCAGATTCGCCTCCACCGTGTCATAGCCCTTCTCCTGCAAAATATACGCCATCGCTTTGCTGAACAACCCGATGCCGCGCCCCTCATGGTTCGCGAGATAGAACAGCGCCCCTGTACCGTGGCTGACGATCATCTTCATCGACTGATGCAGCTGGAAGCCGCAGTCGCAACGTTTGCTGCCGAAGATGTCGCCCGTATGACAGATGCTGTGCATCCGAATGAACGCATCATCATTTTCCGCGAAGTCTCCATAGACGAGTACGCTCGATTGCTGCTTCTCCGCCAAATTCGACTCCGACAGCTGCTCAATCAAGTACTCCGTGCGCTCCGTTTCCCGGCAGCCACCCTCGCTGTGCACGAGATCCTTGCACGGCAGCCAGCAGTACCATTGGAACTTCACCGTCTCTCCGTCCAAATTAACCGGCAGCGAGATGGGACCCACCAGAATAATCGTACCGCTCTTGCTCTTTATCGTTTGAATCCGGTCATCCAGTATCCCAACAATCTTCGCATTAATCACTTCATAAGAGCCCCCTATCGCCAGCAATCTGCCATTAGTGTGAGGTGCAGCAATAGGAATTATGCGGCTCTTGATTTTCCCTCATTATCTCTCGCTCACGACAAACACATTGCCATCCATATCCTCGAATGTGAAATAAACGGTGCCAAGCCTTGACTCAACATCCCCAGCTTTCACGCCTTTAACACGGACATGAGCCAGCGCTCCTGCAAGATCTGGCGTTGCTATAACCGCAATCGGCCCTCTGCCGGAGCCAGAGCGCAGCTGCCCATCATCAATAAGCAGATGTGCACCTTTATCCATCTCGATGCGGCGCAAACCTTCAAACTGCGGATCTCTTCCCGCTGTTTTACCAACAAGTCCCTCGTACCAGCCCACCGTACGCGGCACATCGTCTGTCTGCACAATAACGCGGCTAATGCCTCGAAGCAGCGCATGCAAGGACTGCTGCGGCAAGTCAAGCGGCCGGTTGGCGCGGCAGATCATCGTGTCATCGTTGACGTTAAACACAGAGACGAATTCGTCGATGAATACATCCGTACGCGATTCATGAGGATGGCTGTCACAGAAGGCGCTCGCGGCGTGAATATCATCGGCATCGAACATAATGACAGGCTTGATTTTGTCGCCGTTGTTACGTTCCAGAATAAGCTGCATGCCGCCTTCGAATTCAAATATGTAGATGCCGTGTTCAAACTGATCCTCCTGCGGCGTAATGTGGCGATCGAGCAGGCTCGCGTACCATTCGGTCGCTTGCTTCAAGTCACGCACAGGCACGAATATTGCAGGCATATAAGGCTTAATCGGGTGGTTCACACTCGTTTTGTTCATCACTACTATTCCTCCTAATCGAATGTTTCGGGATGGACTTGTCCATGCCATTGTTCATCTCACCTTAAAGACACAGCTGCACCGAGAGTTCTATCACCATTGTTCTAAAATATTCTCAATAAGCGCAATCCCTTCAGACTCTGCCGCAAATGCCTCCTTCAGACCGATCAGAATCCGGCCCATCTGATTGCCGTGACTGCCGCCATAGCCAAAAGGAAAGCTCGGGTACAGCCGCCGGAACGCCTCGGCAACTTCCCCATAATAATCCGCAGCCGCAGCAAGCTCTTGCCCCCGCGCTCCGCCACTTCGTTCTGCTTGCTCCCGCAGGTAACTTGCCGCGCGCTGCCTTGCCTCTGCTAGAATCGCGACCTGATAAGCATGTCCGTGCAAATCGAGGCCGCCTCGCTCCACTGCTTCGATCCACTGCTCGTAGCCCTTCAGCCCGAACGCGAACCCTTCAAGCGGCGGCTCCTTGCCTCTGGCGTGTTTCACGATGGCTTGCAGCGAGGCATGACCAGGCATCGGCTGCAACCTCCGCCTACGTATACCAAGCACAAACAACGGCGGCTCCTCTCCAGAGCGCCCGAGCTTATCATAGCGAATGCTCTGCTTTGACCGGTTCGCGCCGTAATACTTGATCTCCCTTGCCTCGTCATCATAGCCGTACACATAACCAAACTCATTGATGTTCATATTTCGAATAATGGCAGGAACTCCATGATCAATTGCCCCTTGAATAACCGCTAAAATATGGACTTGCTGCTCCGGTGTAATGCTCCGCCGTTGCGGGCGGCCGAAACAAGTCCCTTCGATCCCGAGACGCTCCATCGTCTGATAGCCGGTGTAGCTC
This window harbors:
- a CDS encoding DsbA family oxidoreductase, whose protein sequence is MHIDLYSDVVCPWCRIGKQNLFRAIELWKEKTDEPVTVTYHAYQLDPNLPEEGRAFDDVMTRKMGGPESMKRAMEQVTRAGAAVGVTFRFDLVSRMPNTRLAHRFVALLPEERHAEAVEELFRAYFEEGVDVAQLSAIMSIAERIGVNTPDLEKRLASGEGGDSVDADLQKAQQLGITGVPFVIFNNRYALSGAYPAEEMLGLMSGVNTGV
- a CDS encoding DMT family transporter; its protein translation is MEWLYLLVSGLGEVGGVTGIKLSNGFKNWKGTLLALGAGFVSFYFLSRSLQGIPMSTAYAVWTGIGSVGSVLLGMTVFGESKDKRKLLFIGMIIIGVIGLRIVGGGH
- a CDS encoding DMT family transporter codes for the protein MAWLFLLIAGLLEICWAYGLQASHGFTRLVPSVITVSLLIISFMFFSTAMRKIEIGTAYAVFTGIGTVGTVITGILFLDEPVDVLKLVFIALLMSGIIGLKMIAADPADAQADAEASGSKGGVS
- a CDS encoding TetR/AcrR family transcriptional regulator; translated protein: MTAIRIKQAALTLFAESGYEGVSLSEIAKSVGIKTPSIYAHFESKEQLLLELIDDAIREEHAKFMQMLADTADHPPMERLNAAFIFYTDLDHISQGQSFLKRTLLVPPRHLEERLGQDFIAYENQVSEQLTELLNRCSSVSDLEPDSERTERLLALFYALIDGLLVEYKLYDSVLYRKRQALIWDCLREAVERTARQPRA
- a CDS encoding copper amine oxidase N-terminal domain-containing protein, with translation MKKIITLAAALSLLAASQVANAATTRHIIVNDQMVASSSDITSIVENGRTLVPLRMVADAVGASVSWDAKARTASVRKWADSIVFKAGTKTAAAVYGSVSPNPQKVDLDTEVIVRRDRVYVPLRMIAHTLGYSANMRDNGSILLQSPISRADREVLATGTLSDARMFVKTKAVQNARNAELPTLYPPQGREGFAATYLFPAGEANRFFLVAGDTAAFYELKGGFFVVTWRALIPVGNKDELGLFMEGKYTMAQGTYPADLKGKEFFYFTNSSIVTSERREAGRIAADGTTTRLGIKWTIGEEVKEQSGSLALVAPNETRKEVRLP
- a CDS encoding helix-turn-helix domain-containing protein — its product is MEKDRDFGAELDFVKEQLLQLQALVKQPMDGRAAAAVAVTDAAMRPKASVEAAADEAGSGSGKLHFAGSFRQDGSLLKWEAQERNVQQLMQTDSEKSAKILAALGHKQRLDILRTIIEAPQTGSSLVDQLGMGTTGQLYHHIKALAGADLLQQEERGGAYRVPEYRLLPMLLLLAAVRDLGDVSDYLDMSDVRKRAGDYLGHGSGEAASNPHLLLWAVLENCVLEHEAGSCTEVHLFLHDSRTITAADNGRGIPERLLADTGKTWLHTVMTDLKQLATKGATVTAPGSAEGINIAVVNAMCTSLQVEVRREGRIVRQSYKHGIPQHPLLTIGVTQETGTSVTIEPDAELFEGGFDRAVIEQRIEELQAAYPQLAIRLN
- a CDS encoding GTP cyclohydrolase II translates to MINAKIVGILDDRIQTIKSKSGTIILVGPISLPVNLDGETVKFQWYCWLPCKDLVHSEGGCRETERTEYLIEQLSESNLAEKQQSSVLVYGDFAENDDAFIRMHSICHTGDIFGSKRCDCGFQLHQSMKMIVSHGTGALFYLANHEGRGIGLFSKAMAYILQEKGYDTVEANLELGFQDDTRSYEDTLLVLAHLRSKPVTLITNNPKKLAALKASGMNVDDRVPLWGDISEFNRKYLETKVNRSGHFAEELTIP
- a CDS encoding VOC family protein, whose translation is MNKTSVNHPIKPYMPAIFVPVRDLKQATEWYASLLDRHITPQEDQFEHGIYIFEFEGGMQLILERNNGDKIKPVIMFDADDIHAASAFCDSHPHESRTDVFIDEFVSVFNVNDDTMICRANRPLDLPQQSLHALLRGISRVIVQTDDVPRTVGWYEGLVGKTAGRDPQFEGLRRIEMDKGAHLLIDDGQLRSGSGRGPIAVIATPDLAGALAHVRVKGVKAGDVESRLGTVYFTFEDMDGNVFVVSER